One segment of Papaver somniferum cultivar HN1 unplaced genomic scaffold, ASM357369v1 unplaced-scaffold_137, whole genome shotgun sequence DNA contains the following:
- the LOC113334873 gene encoding uncharacterized protein LOC113334873, producing the protein MSHSSISHHHQIFAFNHLRHHQSPTPLLLLRPKTNTYFAAKITANFAGKSKSNLSAVAPISNHSSSSLTSTAPITLRGLGLQPTPKLGLFSILFVLSMVFGSFLSLIIVSIPALPSLRRLGISMEKLSKVVSEEVPGTLSSLKLSGLEITELTQQLGGIKQKIFGNQNGGKGGGKRRNQRNAEGGRENCGVSS; encoded by the exons ATGTCACACTCCTCCATTTCTCACCACCACCAAATCTTTGCATTCAACCATCTCCGCCACCACCAATCTCCTACTCCGTTACTACTACTCCGTCCCAAAACCAATACTTATTTTGCGGCAAAAATAACTGCAAATTTTGCAGGGAAATCCAAATCAAATCTTAGTGCAGTTGCCCCAATATCGAatcattcttcttcatcattaacCTCTACTGCCCCCATCACATTAAGAGGTCTAGGGTTACAACctacacccaaattagggttatTTTCCATTCTCTTTGTTCTCTCTATG GTATTTGGATCATTTCTTTCGTTAATTATTGTATCAATTCCAGCTCTCCCT AGTTTGAGGAGATTGGGTATTTCAATGGAAAAACTATCCAAAGTGGTTTCTGAAGAAGTACCTGGGACATTGTCGTCGCTCAAACTATCTGGTTTGGAGATTACTGAGTTAACTCAACAACTTGGGGGTATCAA GCAAAAGATATTTGGTAATCAAAATGGAGGGAAGGGTGGAGGAAAGAGGAGGAACCAACGGAATGCCGAGGGAGGGAGGGAGAATTGTGGTGTCAGTTCATGA